The genomic window TGGCTGGTGGTTCACGTGTATATACACGTAAAATGCGGGAGGGATATATAACTCGATACAGAATTGACAGACTAACCATAACAGTCATCGTTGTCATTGCCTATCGAACGGAACGAAAGTGAAAACCTAGTTtccatttcaatatatttatgtataatatattatatgtatttaacttttttacgcgagtgtgtcaaaatatttaaatattaaataatatataccaattttatttttatttttttatttagcgaTAAGTAATTTtcagcataatatatacgctaCACCGTATACTACTgcaggtataaaaatattttaatatttccgtTAAtgcatgtaaaaatgtatatagtattggCTACCTATTGgctaaatgataatatacttataaatgttttgGAACTTGGATTGTGTTTTAACTATTTGAAGGTTCCGATAAGATTGCTCAGGGTCgttgataatatatacgtgtatataattatgtatatacaatatacatacataagtagtaaatatttcatgaCCATGAAACGTaactttagaatattttactataggcAAACTTTTGctgaaattattgttaaagaatattattaactattgtttgtataaatacttaaacataattaattatcaataaaaactttttatttatgaagtacctacatttattttgtacacaaaTTCTGAAATTAGTGATAAACCAatcttatgatataatttggcttaaaaatatgttatacatacataataatacgagataaataatataataataatagtctatAACGTACAGTAATGCTGAGAAAATAActgttaatgtataattagatattattttaatattaattccactttttattagtgttggtaactattctaaaaattatttttttgtttaatatcgGATTTCCTGTAGATGGTAGGTCATgctctgtattatattaatacctataatataatgtatactatatagtgaCTGACAactgtactatatattatacattaatacacttatacacaatatacaaagataaataatatttattactacattTACATCAATAGCATACAGGATTTACCAAATTATGCGTTACAAAATTTCAtatgattttatgtaatttttatcaattttgcaACGTGACGTTTGGATtattctgtattataatataaataatataatgtttgtacTTATACTGTTACACTATATTTACAACAAGCTGTTTTTTTGGacataaagaataaattatttatcttgaCGTTAATATagaatcatatatttttccttAAAACAATAAGAAGGGTGGagtcaaaatgttaaaaaagaatatgTGTACCTAACTGAGTATTTATATGTCTTACTACTTAGGtcttagtatataattaagagGGGTACTTGgaaatattgttcaaaaaaagATAATGGGCACATTACTCTGAATTCAAGCACTGTTTAATGCTTACACtaaacatcattataattgataatgcataagttataattgttcgatacaatttgatttttaaaatgttttagaaaTGTATCTTtaacttcaattttattttggataCCGTTTGAAAAGttctattggttttacaataatatttatttcttcttctttaatttttctgtGATACACATTTTTgggtaggtatactatatactaagctaaaaaaatgttaacttctTTTTAGATTCAAAATGACCTCAActtggtattttaaaaatataatttttataaaaataccgtAAAAACCTATTAAAAAGTGGATTActttttttggtaattttcttgaaaaattaaGCTCGACTGTTAAaactctaataaataatgatctgAACTTCAGAGACTtacaattataactttattaacagatgtctttaaaaatattaacattgtataaatttaataaatatgttcttgtcattattgtttatgaaacttaaaaaatagacAAAGAACTATGTAGTGAAACTTTTGATGAAAAGAAATTTTGGTTTggattatattgaaattgaaatggaTGGTtagaatttgtaattaattttaatacgaaCAACTACGTCACGATTTAAATTAGacggtaattaaaaaaaatgtaatcgttTATAGCATTtcataaaatcttttatttattttggttagtTTGATCGATTTCGATAAAACAACAaatgtctattaaaaaataagatattataacgataagaCAAATAGGGGTATGAGGACAAGGCCTCGGCTGATCTGATCTACCAAATTCTTAAGCCTCCCCCCAAATATTTTACAGGATATTTTTCtatgattatacatatatcgtacttatatatacacgtaACATATTCTAaactatactattaatattatgtataggtgaTGATATTACTACACTGCTTGGCATGCTTAGTCGCTGCCGCCATGGGCGCGGTGCTCCCGCCACCCTGGGCGGACCCATCTCAGAATCCGTGCGCCGCAGAACCATCGGGCGGATGGCAACTACTCTATTGGCCGGACGATAAGAAATGTTACCGGATATTCCAACGTGGTTACCCGTGTCCGGAGACGATGGAACTAGTGCCGCGTCCGGACCGCAAGGGTTCCGCGGAATGTGCGTGCCCGCCCGGCAGCGTCCGTAGCGCTCGCGACTCCCGTTGCCATCAGCTGTTCCGACTCGGCGGTCCCTGCGAAGACGGCCAATATTTTGCGCCCGATCTGGACAGGTAATCATCTATAATTATTCCGATCAGTGTTTCGACTGACaaaactatagtataatataagttaaataaataagttgagTAAGTCTAGTTTTCAAGTCGATTTTTCGATAGTGTACTACTTCACATCATTgacattatacattacacaatacacatgtATGGTTGTATCGTAGTAATTTGATAATGCTACTTTTTAAAGaactataacatttttcgtctaataatatctatattacatCTAACAATCTCGATGACTtgatgtacctatgtaaaatagtcaaatattaaataactagtttttttattattattataaaagtttaaagtttgAATAAACACGTGAAATAAACAGTGAAACTCAAATTTTGAGActaattttttctgttttattcTGATGGTCTGACCGGTCAATCTTTAAACAcacttaattgttattatttttaatattatacaatcttctatgaaaaaaaaaaaaaacacaaacattaatatttgatatattatgtacatcgtcatttctagaaaattattcaaattctcaaaataaaaaatacccaatttaaatgaatgcggagtattaatcaatatatatatttaaataagaaataacaaactaattatacttatttaataagatCCCTCGCTGCGTGGTTACTTCCGATGCCCGATTACTTCATATTAAGttagttattaatgttattataaaagttattgttaGTTAATTTACTGAGTGATATACCTGATATGAAAACAATCAGCGTCTATAAACCTATTGTTGTCAAGTTAATATGATCGAGGTTAAACAGTATAGCGtatctgtgtataatatacaaaaaacttatttgaatatgatataatatattattgttcatagCTGgtcatatgaaataaaatatattatgtactattttcCTTAGCGTAGTCttagtataggtactaatcctaatataatattctattagatTTTACTAGAATAgggatttattatatgtattccGTAGAGATGACCGGGAAAGGTGGGGAACATGTGAGGATCCGTTACCGTGTGCGGAAAAAGACGAATTGTTTTGGCCCAAAGACAAGCGCTGCTATCGCAAGCACTCTAGAGGACCATGCACCGAAGGACAGCTATTGGTACCTAGCATCATGAACAGTTTAATCGGCGACTGCAGATGTGAAAACGTTCCAGATCTGGCGACTTACTTTTGGGCACCCACAGGTCAGTGAcaatacagtataatacacTGTATACttgcagtaaaaaaataaaaaacaaaaaaatatatatttttttagtagtcaaacattttggttttaaattgtctattaataaacttttaatctTGATATAAATTTCCCTCTCCTAGACTAATGAGGcagattcaaaaatttttactttttagatattcttaaaaacaaaaactctgATAGACTAGTGActactacaatatttaaaaatcaaaacccATGGTAAGAACAGGAAAGACATAACAAAAAAGAagcattatattacaatatccgGGCATGTAGAGTGATTTATAATACACCTACCTGTAGTAGAGTTACGAGTTTTCTTACACAATTGAAACTAACTTATATTACCTACCGGCTACCTTTCAATGGTTAacagaagaaaaatatttccatgtttataaattataatacggtagaagagaattattttattattatggttatttttatattattatattacactattacagTGTTTAAGATTATCTTAGCTCAAAACTCGtcatacataggtaggtacagtATTTTATTCGGTAATTTCCTGTTTTCTCTCatcataaatgtttattatggttaaatgattttatttaaatatttaaaatacaagattAAACTGAAAATCTGCTGTTcgtgcattaaaaaaaaatacataggtatatatatcgcaaccatttaaatatttacaaaaatggaATAAAGTTCACGAAAAACATAAAGATTATATATTACCATGtccaataattatcatataaatccTAGTGTATGCATAAATACTGCttctatataatcaatattaactaaaatttctCAAAGTCAGATTTTAagtaaatgtatgtatgttaaaaatgttgttgggCAATAAACTTCACGATTAACAAATGAttgtagatttttatttttaaaccataatataacctaTGAGTGGATGTACAGTAAATGGTTAGCATCAACTAATAGAAAGAACCTACCCAGTGATGGACACTTGTTTtacttgataatataatataaatacatcatttAGTTGTAAACGTTAAAATGTGTCCTATACATAAACTATTAAGAtcaataaaatgcatttttataaatctttcgataataaaatatataaatcggaCTATTTTGgtagttttgaaaaatcattCTCATCGAGCTGCAGTTTTCACTAGTAACCTATAGTTGGTTTAGGAggaaatatttagaattttaagtgATATAACGCATGCATTAACGTACAAACAAAATAGACATCATTTTCTACTccaatatgataatatcgtTTAATTTCACACGACTTAGACGGCATAATAtactagaatattataatattattattataatgtcgtaTTGgcgtttttgtatatataggcACGTGTCACGAACACTACACGATGGGGCCGTGTCAGGAACGCGGCGGCATATTCCTGCCGGGCGGCCAGTGCGGATGCGACCCGTCGCTGCCGCACTTCCACAACGGCACGGGCAAGTGCTACCAACTGGGCGGCATCGGGCCCTGTTCCCCGGGACACCAGTTCCTGGTGCCGGCCGGCGGTTCCAAGGCCGAGTGCACGTGCAAGGAGGGCCACATCAAGTGGTTCGGCGACGGCGCGTGCTACAGGCCGTACACGCGCGGCCCGTGCGCCGCGGGCAACATGTACAGCGTGAACACGACGGCCACCGGCATGGCGGTCGGGTGCGTGGACATACCGTGCACCGCGGGCAAGCTGTACTTCCCGGGCGGCAAGGGCTGTCACCGGGTGGGCACGCAGGGCCCGTGCCCCGCCGGCCAGATCGTCCTGTTCCAGGACACGGTCAAGACGTCCATCGAGGGCGTGTCGTACCTGGGCATGTGCGGTTGCGCCAACTCGGACGCGGCCGCCGGCACGTTTTACTCGTCGTCGGCGGCGCTGGCGTGCAAGCCGCCGGCCGCGGCCAGGAAACTGCCGCAGCAGCAGCACGACGGACGGGGCGCGGGCGCGAGCCCCCGACGGTCGGACGCGCTCCAGGACCCGTGCGGCCACCGCCGGGGCACCGTCGCCTGGACCGACCTGTCGTGCAAGCAGCTGTACCTGCAGGGGCCGTGCGAGCCCGGCGAGTGGGTGGTGCCGGACCGGGGCAAGGGCACCCGGAAGGGCAGGGGCTGGAAGATGGGCAAGTGCGAGTGCCGGCCCGGGTTCACCGCCGTCCCGGTGCCCGGCGACGCCAACAACGCCACCGCGTGCCAGCCGCCGACGGTCACGCTGGCCAAGTTCCTAAACATGAGCGACGAGTTCAACCACAACCACAACAACCACAACAACAGCGCCACTGCCGACggtaacgacgacgacggcggcggcggcggcgacgatgACAACGGTAACAACAACGGAGTCCGGACgcgatgattataatataataatattagatttggtatttaattattatcacgcgttcaaaatatgaactaaattaaatattatgtcaagACTGCaaagtatattacattatatactatatatatataatataactgtataacaTAAAAGTATTACGTTGAAAGTGTGGTTTGAAGAGGTTAGATGCGATGTTtctaaatcgaatttttttgaaaagtataGTTGACCACTCGAAGTTTTTCATTAACTATACGTGTAAGCGCGTGTCGGTCGATCAGTCTTAGTccgttacattattattgatataaataaatattttaatttgcgaGATTGATTCCTCGAAAGATAATCTGCCCCCATCTCTGTATGCGTAGTTATAATGATCAagggattttaaaaatattgtttttttacacaatatacttTGAAATTTCTGAATTCATtgctaaattaaaacaataaataaatatcgtattgtttttatcattatcattttttcatttttccaaTTACAACATCATTTACGTTTTCGTttacttgttttaaattatgaccGTTGTCAAATTTAagaacgtttatttttttgtttagagtccaccataagtataataatacttactatttttaatccttaaatgttctttttagtttttatttaggtagtCATCcactcaaaaaaattaatagtgacAGTGTGTCTACTATTTAAGTGAGATTGTCAATTTGTACAGTtaagtgtatattaattttaacaccatataaatctgtattattacatacaataggttaatgtataaaaagccatgaacataaaaaaagtcattaattccaaaattattgtttaatttttttcttaaatatattggcatgaactttgtataatatggcgtcttagttcataataatatatattattatattcctatactttaaactataataatttaattcgtaacatattatatgtacttaaaaGTTGAAGTCTCCATAAaacgtaattaaattaagtgtttataattttttttaaactaggtacctattatatgaaatataaaactgtttaatgttataataaaaataataataaaatgttaatctacagattattttttaagaattctaACTGCAGCGACCTAATGAAGTTTCTATTGCAGTGTTAGACACTtagataagtttttaatataagaaaattaatgttaccaacaaaactatatagtgactgtagatattaattatcattagttTTGATTAACTAGAATAAGTATATCATCATGTATAtgcttgtttttttaataaactttgtaatatgtatatagattggtaaacatgcattatattattattaatgttattttgcgCAATGcctgtataaatgtaaaatatataatggtatGTACAAGTATATCATAtgaaagtaggtacctatttggtacctattacctataggtacataccaTTTGTTTTGACCTTGTAGCAGACAattgactatattatgtaaatacaacGAACTACAATGTACAATTCAGCTAATAAATTCAGTTAGGATGCGAAtggcaaacaaaataatgcacGCAAGCGCCTCTTACTTAAATTTAGTTGAATgacatttacaaaattacaaataagataatttaaaatttatttagtatttattcgGACGAACGCTCAAGTCTTTATTAAGACTATTGTGCATTTGCTACTTAGGTACCAATAAGTAAGTACAAGTACCATGTATAACATAGTGTTCTGCCTAAAtactttatacgtatatacacaataaaccTACATGACtacagacaataataataattttactaacattTATGTACGTAGACGGTAAAGACAAACTTTCCAATTtatctatttgatatttttagagaaatatcacaaaaaacattcattatattttaaatgaaatatgcaTGAAAACCAATTTTGAACAGTGAATGCTTTCACTTATATAGTATTTGCGAGTGTGTAGCATTATACGATGTCATCATGCTAGCGTTATTGCTCTGCCCTTTCGCATCGGAACTAGTGGGAGGTTAggaattaatatgtattcacGTCGAAGGTTCCCGTTTCCTGCTTGGGTAGTTACACATGAGTAATCATTAAAAGAATAACTGAcgcttaatattgtatagtgacaattatattttttcgaataTAACACCTACATTACAACTACAACTATCCGCCAaagtttctaaatatattttttaaattgtatcgtAGGACAATTATTTAAGATCTATGTACACTAATTAACCATTACAAATtccattacaaaaattatttgaaataattatcattaatttctcatagtgtaggtattttaatctattaatctgttatattttaatacttcacCGTTTTACTCAAATTATTGACCTGTGAATAACCAAAACggttatactaaattaaaatttgtaagctttttataataggtaggtacctaagttATGACACACAGtgactattatattgttatttgttaaacattttaaatataatgtaaagtgCAAAACACCTGTAATCGTTGTAAATCATATCCAATCGACTGCagtgtgaattattattaattctattaaacGTGACTTGAAAACTGTCAATTCCTTCACACACACTATAGcg from Aphis gossypii isolate Hap1 chromosome 1, ASM2018417v2, whole genome shotgun sequence includes these protein-coding regions:
- the LOC114123053 gene encoding uncharacterized protein LOC114123053, whose product is MILLHCLACLVAAAMGAVLPPPWADPSQNPCAAEPSGGWQLLYWPDDKKCYRIFQRGYPCPETMELVPRPDRKGSAECACPPGSVRSARDSRCHQLFRLGGPCEDGQYFAPDLDRDDRERWGTCEDPLPCAEKDELFWPKDKRCYRKHSRGPCTEGQLLVPSIMNSLIGDCRCENVPDLATYFWAPTGTCHEHYTMGPCQERGGIFLPGGQCGCDPSLPHFHNGTGKCYQLGGIGPCSPGHQFLVPAGGSKAECTCKEGHIKWFGDGACYRPYTRGPCAAGNMYSVNTTATGMAVGCVDIPCTAGKLYFPGGKGCHRVGTQGPCPAGQIVLFQDTVKTSIEGVSYLGMCGCANSDAAAGTFYSSSAALACKPPAAARKLPQQQHDGRGAGASPRRSDALQDPCGHRRGTVAWTDLSCKQLYLQGPCEPGEWVVPDRGKGTRKGRGWKMGKCECRPGFTAVPVPGDANNATACQPPTVTLAKFLNMSDEFNHNHNNHNNSATADGNDDDGGGGGDDDNGNNNGVRTR